The proteins below are encoded in one region of Microbispora sp. NBC_01189:
- a CDS encoding N,N-dimethylformamidase beta subunit family domain-containing protein yields MNVAPRGGLGRRGFLRVAAAAAAGSVAGSVAACEPAVQLRGSGQATPSGTAASPGSSRTPAPERLLAGDPDWRIRRTGPDEAIEGYCDRASVLPGETFGLHVSTTGDRFRVTAYRMGWYGGALARRVWRSAWARGRDQGRGRGATGDTRTVRAGWRRSMTVPTEGWPEGVYLLRLDSERGHQRYVPLVVRSASGAGRTVLVHATPTWQAYNRWGGYSLYYGENGRYESRSLAVSFDRPYDRTGMEKFLVHERPVVALAERLGLPLAYTTHGDLEDGHDVLSGASAVIFLGHDEYWTPGVRRSVAGARDAGVNLAFLGANTCYRRVRLEDDGRTVVCYKTAVDLDPLVRRHPSLATTDFRAAPKPDPESSLVGVYYDGYPVDAPFVVHEPRHWIFAGTGARRGDAFPHLVGVEYDRVNTDVPTPRPLQILAHSPVTCVGRPSFADAAYYTAPGGAGVFASGTMRWAETLMAGTRDLPRAHGIGARTRAFVTTATTNVLKGFAEGPAGDRTPAPDDNVRRTYRR; encoded by the coding sequence GTGAACGTCGCACCACGCGGCGGGCTCGGGCGGCGCGGCTTCCTGCGCGTCGCGGCCGCGGCGGCCGCCGGGTCGGTCGCCGGGTCGGTCGCCGCCTGCGAGCCCGCCGTACAGCTCAGGGGGTCGGGGCAGGCCACGCCTTCGGGAACCGCCGCCTCGCCCGGATCGTCCCGTACGCCCGCACCGGAACGGCTCCTGGCCGGCGATCCGGACTGGCGGATTCGCCGGACCGGCCCCGACGAGGCGATCGAGGGCTACTGCGACCGCGCGAGCGTGCTGCCCGGCGAGACCTTCGGGCTGCACGTGTCCACGACCGGGGACCGCTTCCGGGTCACCGCCTACCGGATGGGCTGGTACGGCGGCGCCCTGGCCCGCCGGGTGTGGCGCTCGGCGTGGGCGCGCGGCCGCGACCAGGGCCGCGGCAGGGGAGCGACAGGGGACACCCGCACCGTGCGGGCCGGCTGGCGGCGGAGCATGACGGTGCCGACCGAGGGCTGGCCCGAGGGGGTCTACCTGCTGCGCCTCGACTCCGAGCGCGGCCACCAGCGGTACGTGCCCCTGGTCGTGCGCTCGGCCTCCGGAGCCGGCCGGACGGTGCTCGTCCACGCGACCCCGACCTGGCAGGCCTACAACCGGTGGGGCGGCTACAGCCTCTACTACGGGGAGAACGGCAGGTACGAGAGCCGGTCGCTCGCGGTCAGCTTCGACCGGCCGTACGACCGGACCGGGATGGAGAAGTTCCTGGTCCACGAACGGCCGGTGGTGGCGCTGGCGGAACGGCTCGGCCTGCCCCTGGCCTACACGACGCACGGCGACCTGGAGGACGGCCACGACGTGCTGTCCGGCGCCTCCGCCGTGATCTTCCTCGGCCACGACGAGTACTGGACGCCCGGGGTCCGCCGCTCCGTGGCCGGGGCCCGCGACGCGGGCGTCAACCTCGCCTTCCTGGGCGCGAACACGTGCTACCGCCGCGTGCGACTGGAGGACGACGGCCGGACGGTGGTCTGCTACAAGACCGCGGTGGACCTCGACCCGCTGGTCCGCAGGCACCCGTCGCTCGCGACCACCGACTTCCGGGCGGCGCCGAAGCCCGACCCCGAGTCGTCGCTCGTCGGGGTCTACTACGACGGTTATCCGGTCGACGCGCCCTTCGTCGTACACGAGCCCCGTCACTGGATCTTCGCCGGCACCGGCGCGCGCCGCGGCGACGCCTTTCCCCACCTGGTGGGGGTGGAGTACGACCGGGTGAACACCGACGTGCCGACGCCGAGGCCGCTGCAGATCCTCGCCCACTCGCCGGTCACCTGCGTGGGACGGCCCAGCTTCGCCGACGCGGCCTACTACACGGCGCCGGGCGGGGCCGGGGTGTTCGCCTCGGGGACCATGCGGTGGGCCGAGACGCTCATGGCGGGCACCCGGGACCTGCCCCGGGCGCACGGCATCGGCGCGCGCACGCGGGCCTTCGTCACGACCGCGACGACCAACGTGCTGAAGGGCTTCGCCGAGGGCCCGGCGGGTGATCGCACGCCCGCGCCCGACGACAACGTGCGGAGGACCTACCGCCGCTGA
- a CDS encoding lytic polysaccharide monooxygenase auxiliary activity family 9 protein, whose product MRFLPLRTPRLRSRRNLVVLAAVAALLAGVVAIVTQTAAEAHGALQAPASRTYACYTDGLTGGQIIPKNAACKDAVAAGGTQPLYDWYGVLRSDGGGRTRGFIPDGQLCSGGFSKYAAYDAARTDWPTTTLRAGATYDFVYGAWVPHPGGFKLYVTKDGYNPTKPLTWADMEEQPFLTADPEPAVTNGAYRFSGKLPNKSGRHIIYAVWYRSDSQETFYGCSDVDFVGGNPSPSASPSASPSASPSAKPSATPSVTPSRSPSASPTTGNPSCTATVKLTNTWPGGFQGEATIKNTGTTPLNGWYIQWQLSNGATVTQAWNGTSMQSGPFAMIHAPDYNNSLAPGASATAGFLGSGSAVPVISDISCG is encoded by the coding sequence GTGAGATTCCTGCCCCTGCGAACTCCGCGATTGAGATCCAGGCGCAACCTCGTCGTCCTCGCCGCGGTGGCGGCCCTGCTCGCCGGCGTCGTCGCGATAGTGACCCAGACCGCCGCCGAGGCCCACGGCGCCCTGCAGGCCCCCGCCAGCCGCACCTACGCCTGCTACACCGACGGCCTGACCGGCGGCCAGATCATTCCCAAGAACGCCGCCTGCAAGGACGCGGTGGCGGCCGGCGGCACCCAGCCCCTCTACGACTGGTACGGCGTGCTCCGCTCCGACGGCGGCGGCCGCACCCGGGGCTTCATCCCGGACGGCCAGCTGTGCAGCGGCGGTTTCAGCAAGTACGCCGCCTACGACGCGGCCAGGACCGACTGGCCGACCACCACGCTCAGGGCCGGCGCGACGTACGATTTCGTCTACGGCGCCTGGGTGCCCCACCCCGGCGGCTTCAAGCTCTATGTCACCAAGGACGGCTACAACCCGACCAAGCCGCTCACCTGGGCGGACATGGAGGAACAGCCGTTCCTCACGGCCGACCCCGAGCCCGCGGTCACCAACGGCGCCTATCGCTTCTCGGGCAAGCTGCCCAACAAGAGCGGCCGGCACATCATCTACGCCGTCTGGTACCGGTCCGACAGCCAGGAGACCTTCTACGGCTGCTCGGACGTGGACTTCGTCGGCGGCAACCCGTCGCCGAGCGCGTCCCCCAGTGCCAGCCCCAGTGCCAGCCCGAGCGCCAAGCCCAGCGCCACCCCGAGCGTCACGCCCAGCCGGAGCCCCTCGGCGTCCCCGACGACCGGGAACCCGTCCTGCACCGCCACGGTGAAGCTGACCAACACCTGGCCGGGCGGCTTCCAGGGCGAGGCCACGATCAAGAACACCGGCACGACGCCGCTGAACGGCTGGTACATCCAGTGGCAGCTGTCGAACGGCGCGACGGTCACCCAGGCGTGGAACGGGACCTCGATGCAGAGCGGGCCGTTCGCGATGATCCACGCGCCGGACTACAACAACTCGCTGGCCCCGGGGGCTTCGGCCACGGCCGGGTTCCTCGGCTCAGGGTCGGCGGTGCCGGTGATCAGCGACATCAGCTGCGGCTGA
- a CDS encoding heme o synthase — MTVLTNKQAVAPLGPTATATAPRSAGALVKAYVALTKPRIIELLLITTLPVMFLAARGLPDLWTATATMVFGTLSAGSANVLNCYIDRDIDRTMRRTRRRPLAKHDVSPAGALVFGVILGTLSTLGLALTVNALAAALSLGAILFYVFVYSLVLKRRTSQNIVWGGIAGCMPVLIGWAGITGGLSWAPVVLFGVVFFWTPPHTWTLAMRYREDYAAAEVPMLPVVATERRVVGQVVAYTWATVLCSLLLWPVAGTSLFYPAVALVLGVVCLVEVHRLLGRVNAGKTGVDLRPMRFFHWSNIYLALLFLAVAIDSLLV, encoded by the coding sequence TTGACGGTCCTGACGAACAAGCAGGCGGTGGCCCCCCTCGGGCCGACCGCGACGGCCACGGCTCCCCGCTCCGCCGGGGCGCTCGTGAAGGCCTACGTGGCGCTCACCAAGCCGCGGATCATCGAACTGCTGCTGATCACGACCCTGCCGGTCATGTTCCTGGCGGCGCGCGGGCTGCCCGACCTGTGGACGGCCACCGCGACGATGGTCTTCGGCACGCTGTCGGCGGGCAGCGCGAACGTGCTGAACTGCTACATCGACCGGGACATCGACCGCACGATGCGGCGGACCCGCAGGCGGCCGCTCGCCAAGCACGACGTCTCCCCGGCGGGCGCGCTGGTCTTCGGTGTGATTCTCGGCACGTTGTCCACCCTCGGCCTCGCCCTCACGGTGAACGCGCTGGCCGCCGCGCTGTCGCTGGGCGCGATCCTGTTCTACGTCTTCGTCTACTCGCTGGTGCTGAAGAGGCGTACGTCACAGAACATCGTGTGGGGCGGCATCGCCGGGTGCATGCCGGTGCTGATCGGCTGGGCCGGCATCACCGGCGGGCTGTCGTGGGCGCCGGTCGTGCTGTTCGGCGTGGTGTTCTTCTGGACGCCGCCGCACACCTGGACCCTCGCCATGCGCTACCGCGAGGACTACGCGGCGGCCGAGGTGCCGATGCTCCCGGTGGTGGCCACCGAGCGCCGGGTGGTGGGGCAGGTCGTCGCCTACACCTGGGCCACCGTGCTGTGCTCGCTGCTGCTGTGGCCGGTCGCCGGCACCTCCCTGTTCTACCCTGCCGTCGCGCTCGTGCTCGGCGTGGTCTGCCTGGTGGAGGTCCACCGCCTGCTGGGCCGGGTGAACGCCGGCAAGACCGGCGTCGACCTGCGGCCGATGCGGTTCTTCCACTGGTCGAACATCTATCTGGCGCTGCTGTTCCTCGCCGTCGCGATCGACTCGCTGCTCGTCTGA
- a CDS encoding PrsW family intramembrane metalloprotease, which translates to MAGLDPRAVLKERPSVGLIAGLVIAGICALVSFSFDIINGDPVQFFIALGLAVAPVPLLLAGVLALDRMEPEPRSNLVFAFAWGAGIAVLLAGLLNSLNLVYVAHQLGDVGNARNLVATFGAPPVEETAKGLVLLGLLWFRRHELDGPTDGIIYASMVGLGFAMSENVSYYIAALQENGAQGLAATLVLRAVLSPFAHPLFTSLIGIAVAYAAQRRGAVGVIVIVVGWIGAMLLHGLWNGLATFGGLGGLAVAYLLLMLLLVVELIVIFRDRRRIVGLIQHYLPPYERNGLINQADIFMLSSLRRRRHARAWAKALGGRAGARAMIDYQLASTELGLLHARAARGGVDEETFRAQQRSLADLMAYARMSFPLPERHQADAARGVPPPGYAPGAPPPGRRPGGPAVPPWYGPPGPGGVSPGGHAPGGPPPGGLPPAGYGQQPPPGPGGYGPPPA; encoded by the coding sequence GTGGCAGGCCTCGACCCTCGCGCCGTCCTGAAGGAACGCCCGTCCGTCGGTCTGATCGCGGGCCTGGTCATCGCCGGGATCTGCGCCCTGGTGTCGTTCTCCTTCGACATCATCAACGGCGACCCGGTCCAGTTCTTCATCGCGCTCGGGCTCGCGGTGGCGCCGGTGCCGCTGCTGCTCGCGGGCGTGCTCGCGCTGGACCGCATGGAACCCGAGCCGCGCAGCAACCTGGTCTTCGCGTTCGCCTGGGGCGCCGGCATCGCCGTGCTGCTCGCCGGGCTGCTGAACTCGCTCAACCTCGTCTACGTCGCCCACCAGCTCGGCGACGTCGGAAACGCGCGGAACCTGGTCGCCACCTTCGGCGCGCCGCCGGTCGAGGAGACGGCGAAGGGCCTGGTGCTGCTCGGGCTGCTGTGGTTCCGCCGGCACGAGCTCGACGGCCCGACCGACGGGATCATCTACGCGAGCATGGTCGGGCTGGGCTTCGCCATGTCCGAGAACGTCAGCTACTACATCGCCGCGCTGCAGGAGAACGGCGCCCAGGGGCTCGCCGCCACGCTCGTGCTGCGGGCCGTGCTCTCGCCGTTCGCCCATCCGCTGTTCACCTCGCTGATCGGCATCGCGGTCGCGTACGCCGCCCAGCGCCGGGGTGCGGTGGGCGTCATCGTGATCGTCGTCGGCTGGATCGGCGCGATGCTCCTGCACGGCCTGTGGAACGGCCTGGCCACCTTCGGCGGGCTCGGCGGGCTGGCCGTCGCCTACCTGCTGCTGATGCTGCTGCTCGTGGTCGAGCTCATCGTGATCTTCCGGGACAGGCGGCGGATCGTCGGGCTGATCCAGCACTACCTGCCGCCGTACGAGCGCAACGGGCTGATCAACCAGGCCGACATCTTCATGCTGTCGTCGCTGCGCCGCCGGCGGCACGCCCGGGCCTGGGCCAAGGCCCTCGGCGGCCGGGCCGGGGCGCGAGCCATGATCGACTATCAGCTCGCCTCGACCGAGCTCGGGCTGCTGCACGCCCGCGCGGCCAGGGGAGGGGTCGACGAGGAGACCTTCCGCGCCCAGCAGCGGTCGCTGGCGGACCTGATGGCCTACGCCCGGATGTCGTTCCCGCTGCCGGAGCGCCACCAGGCGGACGCGGCGCGCGGGGTGCCGCCTCCCGGGTACGCCCCCGGCGCGCCCCCGCCGGGGCGACGGCCGGGCGGCCCCGCCGTGCCGCCCTGGTACGGCCCGCCCGGTCCCGGGGGCGTTTCCCCCGGCGGTCACGCTCCCGGCGGTCCTCCCCCCGGCGGGCTCCCTCCCGCCGGTTACGGGCAGCAGCCGCCGCCCGGTCCCGGAGGGTACGGTCCTCCGCCCGCGTGA
- the tkt gene encoding transketolase — MSSASLEWSDLDRQSVDVVRALAMDAVEKAGSGHPGTAMSLAPAAYLLFQRVLRHDPSDPKWAGRDRFVLSCGHSSLTLYIQLYLSGYGLTLDDLKSLRQWGSLTPGHPEYGHTLGVETTTGPLGQGVGNAVGMAMAARRERGLFDPDAAEGASPFDHMIWCFASEGDLEEGISHEVSALAGHQKLGNLAVVFDSNHISIEDDTQIALSEDIAKRYEAYGWHVLEVDWTATGEYQEDVQALYAAMEAARAETERPTFIKLRTIIGWPAPNKQNTGKIHGSALGAEEVAATKRVLGMDPEKSFDVPGEVLDHAREVVQRGRALRAEWNEGYQAWRSANPERAELFDRISGRKLPEGWDKALPTFEIGSQVATRKASGEVLSALAPVLPELWGGSADLAESNNTTMKGEPSFIPDEYQTKEFPGDRYGRTLHFGIREHGMGAILNGIALHNGTRPYGGTFLVFSDYMRPSVRLAALMKLPVTYVWTHDSIGLGEDGPTHQPIEHLWALRAIPGLDVVRPADANETAAAWKAVLEHDDRPAGLALTRQNVPTLEGAGDADAVARGGYVLQDASNGQPAVVIIGTGSEVQLAVEARTILESQGIPTRVVSMPCVEWFQEQDPAYKQTVLPPAVRARVAVEAGIPLGWREFVGDAGEVLGLDHFGASAPYKTIYEQFGLTADRVVAAAKASLAKTGADKGETTGN, encoded by the coding sequence TTGAGCAGCGCAAGCCTTGAGTGGAGTGACCTTGACCGGCAGTCGGTCGACGTCGTACGTGCCCTTGCGATGGACGCCGTGGAGAAGGCGGGATCGGGTCACCCCGGCACGGCGATGAGCCTCGCCCCCGCCGCCTACCTTCTCTTCCAGCGGGTCCTGCGGCACGACCCCTCGGATCCCAAGTGGGCGGGACGTGACAGATTCGTCCTTTCCTGTGGGCATTCGAGCCTGACGCTTTACATCCAGCTCTACCTGTCCGGCTATGGCCTGACCCTCGACGACCTGAAGTCGCTGCGCCAGTGGGGCAGCCTCACCCCGGGTCACCCGGAGTACGGCCACACCCTCGGTGTGGAGACCACGACCGGCCCGCTCGGCCAGGGCGTCGGCAACGCGGTCGGCATGGCCATGGCCGCCCGCCGCGAACGCGGCCTGTTCGATCCCGACGCGGCCGAGGGCGCCTCGCCGTTCGACCACATGATCTGGTGCTTCGCCTCGGAGGGCGACCTGGAGGAGGGCATCAGCCACGAGGTCAGCGCGCTCGCCGGCCACCAGAAGCTCGGCAACCTCGCCGTCGTCTTCGACTCCAACCACATCTCCATCGAGGACGACACCCAGATCGCCCTCTCCGAGGACATCGCCAAGCGCTACGAGGCGTACGGCTGGCACGTCCTGGAGGTCGACTGGACCGCCACCGGGGAGTACCAGGAGGACGTCCAGGCGCTGTACGCGGCGATGGAGGCGGCCCGCGCGGAGACCGAGCGGCCCACGTTCATCAAGCTCCGCACGATCATCGGCTGGCCGGCGCCGAACAAGCAGAACACCGGCAAGATCCACGGCTCGGCCCTGGGCGCCGAGGAGGTCGCCGCGACCAAGCGTGTCCTCGGCATGGACCCGGAGAAGAGCTTCGACGTCCCCGGCGAGGTGCTGGACCACGCCCGCGAGGTCGTCCAGCGTGGCCGGGCGCTGCGCGCCGAGTGGAACGAGGGCTACCAGGCCTGGCGTTCGGCCAACCCGGAGCGGGCGGAGCTGTTCGACCGCATCTCCGGCCGCAAGCTGCCCGAGGGCTGGGACAAGGCGCTGCCGACGTTCGAGATCGGCTCGCAGGTGGCCACCCGCAAGGCGTCCGGCGAGGTGCTGAGCGCGCTCGCGCCGGTGCTGCCGGAGCTGTGGGGTGGCTCGGCCGACCTGGCGGAGTCCAACAACACCACGATGAAGGGCGAGCCGTCCTTCATCCCGGACGAGTACCAGACCAAGGAGTTCCCCGGCGACAGGTACGGCCGGACGCTCCACTTCGGCATCCGCGAGCACGGCATGGGCGCGATCCTCAACGGCATCGCGCTGCACAACGGCACCCGCCCGTACGGCGGCACGTTCCTGGTGTTCAGCGACTACATGCGCCCGTCGGTGCGGCTCGCCGCGCTGATGAAGCTGCCGGTGACCTACGTCTGGACGCACGACTCGATCGGCCTTGGCGAGGACGGCCCGACCCACCAGCCGATCGAGCACCTGTGGGCGCTGCGCGCGATCCCCGGCCTCGACGTCGTCCGCCCGGCGGACGCCAACGAGACGGCGGCCGCCTGGAAGGCCGTGCTGGAGCACGACGACCGGCCGGCGGGCCTCGCCCTGACCCGGCAGAACGTCCCGACCCTGGAGGGTGCCGGCGACGCCGACGCCGTCGCCAGGGGCGGCTACGTGCTGCAGGACGCGTCGAACGGCCAGCCGGCCGTAGTGATCATCGGCACCGGCAGCGAGGTCCAGCTCGCCGTCGAGGCCCGCACGATCCTGGAGTCGCAGGGCATCCCGACCCGCGTCGTCTCGATGCCGTGCGTCGAGTGGTTCCAGGAGCAGGACCCGGCCTACAAGCAGACCGTGCTGCCCCCCGCCGTGCGCGCCAGGGTCGCCGTCGAGGCGGGAATCCCGCTCGGCTGGCGCGAGTTCGTGGGTGACGCGGGCGAGGTCCTCGGTCTCGATCACTTCGGCGCCTCCGCGCCGTACAAGACGATCTACGAGCAGTTCGGCCTCACCGCCGACCGCGTCGTCGCCGCCGCCAAGGCCAGCCTGGCCAAGACGGGCGCCGACAAGGGCGAGACGACCGGAAACTGA